The following proteins are co-located in the Ailuropoda melanoleuca isolate Jingjing chromosome 13, ASM200744v2, whole genome shotgun sequence genome:
- the ARHGAP40 gene encoding LOW QUALITY PROTEIN: rho GTPase-activating protein 40 (The sequence of the model RefSeq protein was modified relative to this genomic sequence to represent the inferred CDS: inserted 1 base in 1 codon; deleted 5 bases in 3 codons; substituted 2 bases at 2 genomic stop codons) — protein sequence MAGPALLPAAQMQRLAPWPLASPCPWILWACTASLAESSSLDGFRMEAGQIRQRNELKEEDXGRSEGQLPEGEAESQWLQDTGLSGLLGVQGLDSDHQGSPSTLTQPPRWLPCAAGWTSILLSLKTHQAPVRDVGGIWGVFHSMVNKWHKGHCRPCLPGASDASSENGASGMKWTQLGSGASKSPPATVLEGPPCRKQGRKPLDAAGLLQMAGPPLRDTLSTETWLFSVPLDALLEADGKALPGTQFPQLYPALAHWAHDRLRLGPPLGDVYCCPDLEKTRLDMEGILRGPGSQARGRKNGWGEISPWAFIAGTRFPAAVIRERPAPLLTAEYPPAFTTLPNIRDLKQPLPIFRLLILTLPEPNRKAVKALLEFLRKVVAXEPSNKMTLWNVSMVMAPNLFLHQPWPPKLPKGKKKQLAEGAAEVVPMMVHYRVLLWTTDSFLVSQVRKLNDSRGRPPQLGEGGLKTWLRRLHSDRAKAGAGPESTPKVVKIXVAWPITDPLEVPLIPPHCGEHHLDPEAYPLVLYGANPHGDWVTKQSPSPPKPWTLRSSPRCCRPVSVAWASGPMLEETVMRLPGHSVLL from the exons cttagCAGAGAGTTCCTCCCTGGATGGGTTCCGGATGGAGGCGGGACAGATCCGACAGAGGAATGAGCTGAAGGAAGAGG ATGGCAGGAGTGAAGGCCAGCTCCCAGAGG GAGAAGCCGAATCCCAGTGGCTGCAGGATACAGGCCTGTCAGGCCTCCTTGGTGTCCAGGGCTTAGACAGTGACCACCAGGGGTCCCCATCCACCCTGACACAGCCCCCCCGGTGGTTGCCATGTGCTGCCGGCTGGACATCCATCCTGCTAAGCCTGAAGACACACCAGGCACCTGTCAGAGATGTCGGGGGCATCTGGGGAGTCTTCCATTCAATGGTGAATAAGTGGCATAAGGGTCACTGCAGGCCCTGCCTGCCTGGGGCCTCT GATGCATCTTCAGAAAATGGGGCCTCGGGTATGAAATGGACCCAGCTCGGGTCTGGGGCTTCTAAGTCTCCTCCAG CCACAGTGCTGGAGGGGCCGCCGTGTAGGAAGCAAGGGAGGAAGCCCTTGGATGCTGCTGGGCTCCTGCAGATGGCCGGACCACCTCTGAGAGACACCTTGTCG ACAGAAACGTGGCTTTTCAGTGTGCCCCTCGATGCCCTGCTGGAAGCTGATGGCAAAGCCCTCCCTGGCACCCAGTTCCCACAGTTGTACCCAGCCTTGGCTCATTGGGCCCATGACAGGCTGCGCCTGGGGCCACCACTGGGAGATGTTTA CTGCTGTCCTGATTTGGAAAAGACACGGCTGGACATGGAAGGCATTCTCAGGGGGCCTGGATCCCAGGCCAG GGGACGGAAAAACGGCTGGGGAGAGATTTCTCCATGGGCCTTTATAGCTGGGACAAGGTTCCCCGCAGCGGTCATCCGGGAGCGGCCGGCGCCTCTGCTCACTGCTGAGTACCCCCCGGCCTTCACTACACTGCCCA acaTCCGGGACCTGAAGCAGCCCCTGCCGATCTTCCGCCTGCTCATCCTGACCCTCCCAGAACCCAACAGAAAGGCTGTGAAG GCACTCCTGGAATTCCTCAGGAAGGTGGTGGCCTGAGAGCCAAGCAACAAGATGACACTATGGAACGTTTCCATGGTGATGGCCCCTAATCTCTTCCTGCACCAACCATGGCCCCCCAAACTCCCCAAGGGCAAGAagaagcagctggcagagggggCGGCTGAGGTGGTGCCGATGATGGTGCAT TACCGGGTCCTGCTTTGGACG ACGGATTCTTTCTTGGTCTCCCAGGTGCGAAAACTGAATGACAGCCGTGGCCGGCCCCCTCAGCTTGGCGAAGGGGGC CTCAAGACCTGGCTGCGAAGGTTACACTCAGACAGGGCCAAGGCGGGGGCCGGCCCGGAGTCG acTCCCAAAGTGGTAAAGATCTAGGTGGCCTGGCCTATCACAGATCCCCTGGAGGTGCCCCTGATTCCCCCCCACTGTG GTGAACATCACCTGGACCCAGAGGCCTACCCCTTAGTTCTGTATGGCGCCAACCCCCATGGCGATTGGGTCACTAAAcagagcccctccccccccaagccCTGGACTCTGAGGAGCAGCCCCCGATGCTGCAGGCCTGTCTCTGTGGCCTGGGCCAGTGGACCCA